A genomic window from Aquipuribacter nitratireducens includes:
- a CDS encoding RNA polymerase sigma factor gives MRARIVSGAPVEPGDLRQVVVDAQVPSGRIKGVMAELVSAGLDMGALGQQLPAPRRRKAVAAARTRTPSTTATIDDGTVGMTSTTATGEGGTAVLDDEPGTSAPAKRTAAKKAAAKKPGAKPAATKAAKKTAAKKAAAAQPSDTAAPAGSDTADDEETVEVEPDLADVSDDDAAEAGDVEDGDDTEDGDDTDAATEATDDDSDDEADGDSDAVAAPAAAGAAPASASGTTPPSEAFVITAKDDDDPAPTVVQAGATADPVKDYLKQIGKVALLNAEQEVELAKRIEAGLFAEERLSHEGATLDSRLKRELWWIAEDGRRAKNHLLEANLRLVVSLAKRYTGRGMLFLDLIQEGNLGLIRAVEKFDYTKGYKFSTYATWWIRQAITRAMADQARTIRIPVHMVEVINKLARVQRQMLQDLGREPTPEELAVELDMTPEKVVEVQKYGREPISLHTPLGEDGDSEFGDLIEDSEAVVPADAVSFTLLQEQLHSVLDTLSEREAGVVSMRFGLTDGQPKTLDEIGKVYGVTRERIRQIESKTMSKLRHPSRSQVLRDYLD, from the coding sequence ATGCGCGCCCGGATCGTCAGCGGCGCCCCCGTGGAGCCCGGTGACCTCCGACAGGTGGTGGTCGACGCGCAGGTCCCGTCGGGTCGGATCAAGGGGGTCATGGCGGAGCTCGTCTCGGCCGGGCTCGACATGGGCGCCCTGGGGCAGCAGCTGCCCGCCCCGCGGCGCCGCAAGGCGGTCGCGGCGGCGCGTACTCGCACGCCGTCCACGACGGCGACGATCGATGACGGGACGGTGGGCATGACCAGCACGACCGCGACGGGCGAGGGCGGGACCGCCGTCCTCGACGACGAGCCCGGTACCTCCGCACCGGCGAAGAGGACGGCCGCCAAGAAGGCCGCCGCGAAGAAGCCGGGTGCCAAGCCCGCGGCCACGAAGGCCGCGAAGAAGACCGCCGCGAAGAAGGCGGCCGCTGCGCAGCCCTCCGACACGGCGGCCCCTGCCGGCTCCGACACGGCGGACGACGAGGAGACCGTGGAGGTCGAGCCGGACCTCGCCGACGTGTCCGACGACGACGCGGCCGAGGCCGGCGACGTCGAGGACGGCGACGACACCGAGGACGGCGACGACACGGACGCCGCGACCGAGGCCACGGACGACGACTCCGACGACGAGGCCGACGGGGACTCCGACGCCGTGGCCGCTCCCGCGGCGGCCGGTGCGGCCCCGGCGTCCGCGTCCGGTACGACGCCGCCCTCCGAGGCGTTCGTCATCACCGCCAAGGACGACGACGACCCCGCACCCACCGTGGTGCAGGCGGGCGCGACGGCCGACCCGGTCAAGGACTACCTCAAGCAGATCGGCAAGGTCGCCCTCCTCAACGCCGAGCAGGAGGTCGAGCTCGCCAAGCGCATCGAGGCCGGGCTGTTCGCCGAGGAGCGCCTGAGCCACGAGGGCGCGACCCTCGACAGCCGCCTCAAGCGCGAGCTGTGGTGGATCGCCGAGGACGGCCGACGCGCCAAGAACCACCTGCTCGAGGCCAACCTGCGTCTCGTCGTCTCGCTCGCCAAGCGCTACACCGGCCGCGGCATGCTCTTCCTCGACCTCATCCAGGAGGGCAACCTCGGCCTCATCCGCGCCGTCGAGAAGTTCGACTACACCAAGGGCTACAAGTTCTCCACGTACGCCACCTGGTGGATCCGGCAGGCCATCACCCGGGCGATGGCGGACCAGGCCCGCACCATCCGCATCCCCGTCCACATGGTCGAGGTCATCAACAAGCTGGCGCGCGTCCAGCGCCAGATGCTGCAGGACCTGGGCCGCGAGCCCACGCCCGAGGAGCTGGCGGTCGAGCTCGACATGACGCCGGAGAAGGTCGTGGAGGTGCAGAAGTACGGCCGCGAGCCGATCTCCCTCCACACCCCGCTCGGCGAGGACGGCGACAGCGAGTTCGGCGACCTCATCGAGGACTCCGAGGCCGTCGTGCCCGCGGACGCGGTGAGCTTCACGCTCCTGCAGGAGCAGCTGCACTCGGTCCTCGACACCCTGTCCGAGCGCGAGGCGGGTGTCGTCAGCATGCGGTTCGGTCTCACCGACGGGCAGCCGAAGACCCTCGACGAGATCGGCAAGGTCTACGGCGTCACGCGCGAGCGGATCCGGCAGATCGAGTCCAAGACCATGTCGAAGCTGCGCCACCCGAGCCGGTCCCAGGTCCTGCGCGACTACCTGGACTGA
- a CDS encoding DUF7455 domain-containing protein: MTTLTAPALNAADRCDRCGAQAYVKATLPGGGELLFCGHHGRQFAPTLEAQGAEVHDETTRLTEDSDS; this comes from the coding sequence ATGACGACACTGACGGCCCCGGCACTGAACGCCGCCGACCGCTGCGACCGCTGCGGCGCGCAGGCGTACGTCAAGGCGACCCTCCCTGGCGGCGGCGAGCTGCTCTTCTGCGGCCACCACGGCCGCCAGTTCGCCCCCACCCTCGAGGCGCAGGGCGCCGAGGTCCACGACGAGACGACCCGGCTGACCGAGGACTCGGACAGCTGA
- a CDS encoding universal stress protein yields the protein MAVVVGYLPSKEGRAALAHGVDAAVRHGARLVVVSSREDTTDAVQADLEPHVGRLGERGLAYEVRHLPRSSDPADDLLGVADEVGATVIVIGLRRRSPVGKLILGSNAQRILLDATCPVLAVKGEDGP from the coding sequence ATGGCCGTCGTCGTCGGCTACCTGCCGAGCAAGGAGGGGCGGGCCGCGCTCGCCCACGGCGTCGACGCCGCCGTGCGCCACGGTGCGCGGCTCGTCGTGGTGAGCAGCCGGGAGGACACGACCGACGCGGTCCAGGCCGACCTCGAGCCGCACGTGGGCCGGCTGGGGGAGCGCGGGCTCGCGTACGAGGTCCGGCACCTGCCGCGCAGCAGCGACCCGGCCGACGACCTGCTCGGTGTCGCCGACGAGGTGGGCGCGACGGTCATCGTCATCGGGCTGCGCCGGCGGTCGCCCGTCGGCAAGCTCATCCTCGGGTCCAACGCCCAGCGGATCCTCCTCGACGCCACGTGCCCGGTGCTGGCGGTGAAGGGCGAGGACGGGCCGTGA
- a CDS encoding HhH-GPD-type base excision DNA repair protein, translating to MTSLRLTGDERADALLSRDPFALLAGMLLDQQIRMETAFAGPARILERLPGTPDRLDPVALAGMPEADLAAVMAGPPAVHRYHGSMARRLQALARVVRDDYDGDAAALWRDVDDGAQLLRRVRALPGFGDQKARIFVALLGKQLGVRPDGWREAAGEYGEADVHRSVADVVDDASTARVREFKQQRKAASRA from the coding sequence GTGACGTCCCTGCGGCTGACGGGGGACGAGCGCGCGGACGCCCTGCTGTCCCGCGACCCGTTCGCGCTGCTCGCGGGCATGCTGCTCGACCAGCAGATCCGGATGGAGACCGCGTTCGCGGGGCCCGCGCGCATCCTCGAGCGCCTCCCGGGCACCCCCGACCGCCTCGACCCGGTCGCCCTCGCGGGCATGCCCGAGGCGGACCTGGCCGCCGTCATGGCGGGGCCGCCCGCCGTCCACCGCTACCACGGCTCCATGGCGCGTCGGCTGCAGGCGCTCGCGCGGGTGGTGCGAGACGACTACGACGGCGACGCCGCCGCGCTGTGGCGCGACGTCGACGACGGGGCGCAGCTGCTGCGACGGGTCCGGGCCCTGCCGGGCTTCGGCGACCAGAAGGCGCGGATCTTCGTCGCACTGCTCGGCAAGCAGCTCGGGGTGCGCCCGGACGGGTGGCGGGAGGCGGCGGGCGAGTACGGCGAGGCGGACGTCCACCGGTCGGTCGCCGACGTCGTCGACGACGCGAGCACCGCCCGGGTGCGGGAGTTCAAGCAGCAGCGGAAGGCCGCCTCGAGAGCCTGA
- the metX gene encoding homoserine O-acetyltransferase MetX, translated as MVAWREGDPPGGRRFVDVGPLDLEAGGSLPGARVAYETWGTPRRGADGTVANAVLVEHALTGDSHVVGPAGPGHPSPGWWDGVVGPGLAVDTDRWFVVAANVLGGCQGTTGPASPAPDGRAWGSRFPHVSVRDQVGVEARLADALGVRRWSLVVGGSMGGMRALEWAVGLPGRVERCVVLASCAAASGDQLAWCAPQLAAITGDPAWRGGDYHDGPDEGPVTGLGVARRIAHVTYRSRWEMDTRFGRDAQDGEDPLVGGRYAVESYLDHQAGKLARRFDAGSYVLLTRAMNGHDVGRGRGGVAAALGRVRARTTVVGVDSDRLYPTEQQEELAALVPGARYVLVTSRFGHDGFLVETAQVARALADALADADADDSGDDSGDDSDDDSAGEAAAPCGVAG; from the coding sequence GTGGTGGCGTGGCGGGAGGGCGACCCCCCCGGCGGACGGCGCTTCGTCGACGTGGGCCCGCTCGACCTCGAGGCCGGCGGCTCCCTGCCGGGAGCGAGGGTCGCGTACGAGACGTGGGGCACGCCCAGGCGCGGGGCGGACGGCACCGTCGCCAACGCCGTCCTCGTCGAGCACGCCCTCACGGGCGACTCCCACGTCGTCGGCCCGGCCGGCCCCGGGCACCCCTCGCCCGGCTGGTGGGACGGCGTCGTCGGTCCGGGTCTCGCCGTCGACACCGACCGCTGGTTCGTCGTGGCCGCGAACGTCCTCGGCGGCTGCCAGGGCACCACCGGGCCCGCCTCGCCCGCCCCGGACGGCCGGGCGTGGGGCAGTCGCTTCCCGCACGTCTCGGTGCGCGACCAGGTGGGTGTCGAGGCGCGCCTGGCCGACGCGCTCGGCGTGCGCCGGTGGTCGCTCGTCGTCGGCGGCTCGATGGGCGGGATGCGGGCCCTGGAGTGGGCGGTGGGCCTGCCGGGGCGCGTCGAGCGCTGCGTCGTGCTCGCCAGCTGCGCCGCCGCGTCCGGGGACCAGCTCGCGTGGTGCGCCCCCCAGCTCGCCGCCATCACCGGCGACCCCGCCTGGCGGGGCGGGGACTACCACGACGGGCCCGACGAGGGCCCCGTGACCGGTCTCGGCGTGGCACGTCGCATCGCGCACGTGACGTACCGCTCGCGCTGGGAGATGGACACGCGTTTCGGCCGCGACGCGCAGGACGGCGAGGACCCGCTGGTCGGCGGCCGCTACGCCGTCGAGTCCTACCTCGACCACCAGGCCGGCAAGCTCGCCCGCCGCTTCGACGCCGGCAGCTACGTGCTCCTCACGCGCGCGATGAACGGCCACGACGTCGGTCGCGGTCGCGGCGGGGTCGCCGCGGCGCTCGGACGGGTGCGGGCGCGGACCACGGTCGTGGGCGTCGACTCCGACCGGCTGTACCCCACCGAGCAGCAGGAGGAGCTCGCGGCCCTGGTGCCGGGAGCGCGCTACGTCCTCGTGACGTCGCGCTTCGGCCACGACGGCTTCCTCGTGGAGACCGCCCAGGTCGCGCGCGCCCTCGCCGACGCGCTCGCCGACGCCGACGCCGACGACAGCGGTGACGACAGCGGTGACGACAGCGACGACGACAGCGCCGGGGAGGCCGCCGCGCCGTGCGGCGTCGCCGGCTGA
- a CDS encoding NUDIX domain-containing protein, translated as MAGRDGDGWVSCRCGARHWGRHGAAGLVLVRARDDGAAEVLLQHRAGWVHDGGTWAVPGGARDSHEDVVAAALREAVEEAGVQAADVVVAATVTGTDHGDWRYDYVVGVVAAGAALGAANAETEALAWRPVDERPQLPLHHGLARDWDRLAAAARRAVGT; from the coding sequence GTGGCGGGACGCGACGGCGACGGCTGGGTCTCCTGCCGCTGCGGCGCCCGCCACTGGGGCCGGCACGGCGCCGCGGGGCTCGTGCTCGTGCGGGCGCGCGACGACGGCGCAGCGGAGGTGCTCCTGCAGCACCGGGCGGGCTGGGTGCACGACGGTGGCACGTGGGCGGTACCCGGCGGGGCGCGGGACAGCCACGAGGACGTGGTCGCCGCCGCCCTGCGCGAGGCGGTCGAGGAGGCGGGCGTGCAGGCCGCCGACGTCGTGGTCGCGGCGACGGTCACGGGGACCGACCACGGCGACTGGCGCTACGACTACGTCGTGGGGGTCGTCGCCGCCGGCGCCGCCCTCGGGGCGGCGAACGCCGAGACCGAGGCGCTGGCGTGGCGCCCGGTGGACGAGCGCCCGCAGCTGCCGCTGCACCACGGTCTCGCGCGGGACTGGGACCGGCTGGCCGCCGCAGCGCGCCGCGCGGTCGGCACCTGA
- a CDS encoding GNAT family N-acetyltransferase codes for MPGRGVGRALLAWQVARGRELVAPDVGGDRPVFLRTYAEDHLTDRSRLLRAAGFDARRFAVSMRRDLRDPLPDVPLPDGLRAVELDPADDVLVDGVRRAHNEAFAGHWGSEPFEPDDWRRRVLVGPGRRPDLSRAVLDGERVVAYVVSGTYPDDWAAQGWTEGWVDLLGVVDSHRGTGLGRHLLVAAMRTYAGEGLEYAGLGVDVENPRALGLYTGLGFEERGRETSWGLDVT; via the coding sequence GTGCCGGGCCGTGGGGTCGGCCGGGCCCTGCTGGCGTGGCAGGTGGCGCGGGGCCGGGAGCTCGTCGCGCCCGACGTCGGCGGGGACCGCCCCGTCTTCCTCCGCACGTACGCCGAGGACCACCTCACCGACCGCTCGCGCCTGCTGCGGGCCGCGGGCTTCGACGCGCGTCGCTTCGCGGTGTCGATGCGCCGCGACCTCCGCGACCCGCTGCCCGACGTCCCCCTGCCCGACGGCCTGCGGGCGGTCGAGCTGGACCCCGCCGACGACGTGCTCGTCGACGGGGTCCGCCGCGCCCACAACGAGGCGTTCGCCGGGCACTGGGGCAGCGAGCCGTTCGAGCCGGACGACTGGCGCCGCCGCGTCCTCGTCGGGCCGGGCAGGCGCCCCGACCTCTCGCGCGCCGTCCTCGACGGCGAGCGCGTCGTCGCGTACGTCGTGAGCGGCACGTACCCCGACGACTGGGCGGCGCAGGGCTGGACGGAGGGCTGGGTCGACCTGCTCGGCGTCGTCGACTCCCACCGCGGCACCGGCCTCGGCCGCCACCTCCTCGTCGCAGCCATGCGGACCTACGCCGGCGAGGGCCTGGAGTACGCGGGGCTCGGCGTCGACGTCGAGAACCCGAGGGCCCTCGGGCTCTACACCGGGCTCGGCTTCGAGGAGCGGGGCCGGGAGACCAGCTGGGGGCTCGACGTCACCTGA
- a CDS encoding DNA gyrase subunit B, with translation MSQTTTRSRSGAEEPSYTARHLSVLEGLEAVRKRPGMYIGSTDTRGLMHCLWELIDNSVDEALAGHATRVDVVLHPDGSAEVRDDGRGVPVDTEPRTGLSGVEVVYTKLHAGGKFGGASYAASGGLHGVGASVVNALSSRLDVEVDRGGRTHAMSFRRGEPGEFDDTGGRTPDSTFAAFTDRSRLSVVGKVAKARTGTRVRFWPDPQVFVRGAGFERDGLVGRLRQTAHLVPGLTLAVTDERGVEGGDEPWHEEFRFDGGIGEYVDYLARGEAVAGTWRLQGAGEFTETVPVLDATGHLESREVDRVCEVDVAVQWGSGYDTTVRAFVNVVATPHGGTHLTGFEQALLKTVRAQVQANARRLKVGGKDGSERVEKDDVLAGLTAVVAVRLPEPQFEGQTKEVLGTPAVRQIVAKVVERELTDLLTSTRREHKAPAAALLDKVVGEMRARVAARVQRDNQRRKNALESSSLPTKLKDCRSSDVERSELFIVEGDSALGTAMSARNSEFQALLPIRGKILNVQKASVADMLRNAECASIIQVIGGGSGRTFDLDAVRYGRVVVMTDADVDGAHIRTLLLTLFFRYMRPLVDAGRVYAAVPPLHRVEVGSGQGKEVRYTYSDAELARVVREAERKGRPVKQPVQRYKGLGEMDAQQLAETTMDVRHRTLRRVRVQDAEAAERVFELLMGSDVAPRKDFIVTEADRLDRDRIDA, from the coding sequence GTGAGCCAGACGACGACCCGCAGCCGCTCCGGGGCCGAGGAGCCGTCGTACACCGCCCGCCACCTGTCGGTCCTCGAGGGCCTGGAGGCGGTCCGCAAGCGCCCCGGCATGTACATCGGGTCGACCGACACCCGCGGCCTCATGCACTGCCTGTGGGAGCTCATCGACAACTCCGTCGACGAAGCGCTCGCCGGTCACGCGACCCGCGTCGACGTCGTCCTGCACCCGGACGGCTCCGCCGAGGTCCGCGACGACGGGCGGGGGGTGCCGGTCGACACGGAGCCGCGCACCGGGCTCAGCGGCGTCGAGGTCGTCTACACGAAGCTCCACGCCGGCGGGAAGTTCGGCGGTGCCTCCTACGCCGCCTCCGGCGGCCTGCACGGGGTCGGTGCGAGCGTCGTCAACGCGCTGTCCTCGCGTCTCGACGTCGAGGTCGACCGCGGCGGCCGCACCCACGCGATGAGCTTCCGGCGCGGCGAGCCGGGGGAGTTCGACGACACCGGCGGCCGCACCCCGGACAGCACGTTCGCCGCGTTCACCGACCGGTCGCGGCTGTCCGTCGTGGGGAAGGTCGCGAAGGCGCGCACCGGCACCCGGGTGCGGTTCTGGCCGGACCCGCAGGTCTTCGTCCGCGGCGCCGGGTTCGAGCGCGACGGTCTCGTCGGCCGGCTCCGGCAGACCGCCCACCTCGTCCCCGGCCTCACCCTCGCCGTCACCGACGAGCGGGGCGTCGAGGGCGGCGACGAGCCGTGGCACGAGGAGTTCCGCTTCGACGGGGGGATCGGCGAGTACGTCGACTACCTCGCCCGCGGGGAGGCCGTCGCCGGTACCTGGCGGCTGCAGGGCGCCGGGGAGTTCACCGAGACCGTCCCGGTGCTCGACGCCACGGGCCACCTGGAGTCCCGGGAGGTCGACCGGGTGTGCGAGGTCGACGTCGCCGTGCAGTGGGGCAGCGGCTACGACACGACGGTCCGGGCGTTCGTCAACGTCGTCGCCACCCCACACGGCGGCACGCACCTCACCGGGTTCGAGCAGGCCCTGCTGAAGACGGTCCGCGCGCAGGTGCAGGCGAACGCCCGCCGTCTCAAGGTCGGGGGCAAGGACGGCTCCGAGCGGGTGGAGAAGGACGACGTCCTCGCCGGCCTCACGGCCGTCGTCGCCGTCCGCCTGCCGGAGCCGCAGTTCGAGGGCCAGACGAAGGAGGTCCTCGGCACGCCCGCGGTCCGCCAGATCGTCGCGAAGGTCGTCGAGCGCGAGCTCACCGACCTGCTGACGTCGACGCGGCGGGAGCACAAGGCGCCCGCGGCGGCGCTGCTCGACAAGGTCGTCGGGGAGATGCGCGCCCGGGTCGCCGCCCGCGTCCAGCGCGACAACCAGCGGCGCAAGAACGCGTTGGAGTCCTCGAGCCTGCCGACGAAGCTCAAGGACTGCCGCAGCAGCGACGTCGAGCGCAGCGAGCTCTTCATCGTCGAGGGCGACAGCGCCCTCGGCACGGCGATGAGCGCCCGCAACTCCGAGTTCCAGGCGCTCCTGCCCATCCGGGGCAAGATCCTCAACGTCCAGAAGGCGTCGGTCGCGGACATGCTCCGCAACGCGGAGTGCGCGTCGATCATCCAGGTGATCGGCGGGGGCTCCGGGCGGACGTTCGACCTCGACGCCGTCCGCTACGGCCGGGTCGTCGTCATGACGGACGCCGACGTCGACGGCGCGCACATCCGCACCCTGCTCCTCACGCTCTTCTTCCGCTACATGCGCCCCCTCGTCGACGCCGGCCGGGTGTACGCCGCCGTCCCGCCGCTGCACCGGGTCGAGGTCGGCAGCGGGCAGGGCAAGGAGGTCCGCTACACGTACTCCGACGCCGAGCTCGCCCGGGTGGTGCGCGAGGCGGAGCGGAAGGGCCGCCCGGTCAAGCAGCCCGTGCAGCGGTACAAGGGTCTCGGCGAGATGGACGCCCAGCAGCTCGCGGAGACGACGATGGACGTCCGTCACCGGACCCTGCGCCGGGTGCGGGTGCAGGACGCCGAGGCCGCGGAGCGGGTCTTCGAGCTCCTCATGGGCTCCGACGTGGCACCCCGCAAGGACTTCATCGTCACCGAGGCCGACCGTCTCGACCGGGACCGCATCGACGCCTGA
- a CDS encoding sucrase ferredoxin — MTAGGTQGEVPARCSVLAAAVGEPVEGTAPHAVAWVGIVLPGAWPRRAIDRVPEELARALERVPRVRPVLLRPVPGHPVPDVGLVLAGTVPGRAWLRTVGPDEQEAALARLVAPDGGAVALLAQGRDPGVGRRETRPAVLVCTNGARDRCCALAGRPAAALLAHRLPRERVLVWESSHLGGHRFAPTAAVLPHGVLLGGLGPDPAVLAHAVDDQLAGRHVVEGYRGRSTYPPVEQVAEAAVRRHLAVVATNAGPDDVHVDGSGPHPEDPAATLVLLRHTGGRTFRVRVKQEVTDELRPSSCEAEPSPVAVWHADVDADPQPGVWFGG, encoded by the coding sequence AGGGGACGGCCCCGCACGCGGTGGCGTGGGTGGGGATCGTCCTGCCGGGGGCGTGGCCCCGGCGGGCCATCGACCGGGTGCCCGAGGAGCTCGCGAGGGCGCTCGAGCGGGTCCCGCGGGTCCGACCGGTGCTGCTGCGACCGGTGCCTGGCCACCCCGTCCCGGACGTCGGGCTCGTGCTCGCAGGCACCGTGCCGGGTCGCGCGTGGCTGCGGACGGTCGGTCCCGACGAGCAGGAGGCGGCGCTCGCCCGCCTCGTCGCCCCGGACGGTGGCGCGGTCGCACTGCTCGCCCAGGGTCGCGACCCGGGCGTCGGGCGCCGCGAGACACGACCAGCGGTCCTCGTGTGCACCAACGGCGCGCGCGACCGGTGCTGTGCCCTCGCCGGACGACCCGCGGCCGCGCTGCTCGCGCACCGGCTCCCCCGGGAGCGCGTCCTCGTGTGGGAGTCCAGCCACCTCGGGGGGCACCGGTTCGCGCCCACCGCCGCGGTTCTGCCCCACGGGGTGCTGCTCGGCGGTCTCGGCCCCGACCCGGCCGTCCTCGCCCACGCCGTCGACGACCAGCTCGCCGGGCGCCACGTCGTGGAGGGCTACCGGGGCCGGTCCACGTACCCGCCCGTCGAGCAGGTCGCCGAGGCCGCCGTGCGCCGGCACCTCGCCGTCGTCGCGACGAACGCCGGACCGGACGACGTCCACGTCGACGGGAGCGGCCCCCACCCCGAGGACCCCGCGGCGACGCTCGTCCTCCTGCGGCACACCGGTGGCCGCACGTTCCGGGTGCGGGTGAAGCAGGAGGTCACCGACGAGCTCCGCCCCAGCTCGTGCGAGGCGGAGCCCAGCCCGGTAGCCGTCTGGCACGCCGACGTGGACGCCGACCCGCAGCCCGGGGTGTGGTTCGGCGGCTGA
- a CDS encoding DUF456 domain-containing protein → MADVADLLDPREWAVALAFLAMLVGLVGIVVPVLPGLALVNAAFLGFTLYDRDPWGWAALGVSLVLWAAAAVLQYYVPGKRLLAAGIPSWVLLVAGLAGVVGFFVVPVVGLPLFFVGAVYLVQSYRARHLGRSLGSTWQAVVAVVTSQAIELAAGVTSVVLFVLVVVLT, encoded by the coding sequence GTGGCCGACGTCGCCGACCTCCTCGACCCCCGCGAGTGGGCGGTCGCCCTCGCGTTCCTCGCGATGCTCGTCGGGCTCGTGGGGATCGTCGTGCCCGTGCTCCCCGGGCTCGCGCTCGTCAACGCCGCGTTCCTCGGCTTCACGCTGTACGACCGCGACCCCTGGGGCTGGGCCGCCCTCGGTGTCTCGCTCGTGCTGTGGGCGGCCGCCGCCGTGCTCCAGTACTACGTCCCCGGCAAGCGCCTGCTGGCCGCCGGGATCCCGTCGTGGGTCCTGCTCGTGGCGGGCCTCGCCGGCGTGGTGGGGTTCTTCGTGGTGCCGGTCGTCGGGCTGCCGCTGTTCTTCGTCGGCGCCGTGTACCTCGTGCAGTCCTACCGGGCCCGCCACCTCGGGCGCTCGCTCGGCTCGACGTGGCAGGCCGTCGTCGCGGTCGTGACGTCGCAGGCCATCGAGCTCGCCGCCGGCGTGACGAGCGTCGTGCTCTTCGTGCTCGTCGTCGTGCTGACCTGA
- a CDS encoding bifunctional o-acetylhomoserine/o-acetylserine sulfhydrylase translates to MSNHSSWSFETRQIHAGPGPDAATGARALPIYATTSYVFDSTEHAENLFALKELGNIYTRIMNPTQDAVEQRVASLEGGAAALLLASGQAAETIALLNVAEAGDHVVSSPRLYGGTYNLFHYTLPKLGVQVSFVEDPDDLDSWRAAVRPRTKAFFAETISNPYQDVLDIEGVAAVAHDAGVPLVVDNTVATPYLVRPLEWGADVVVHSATKFLGGHGTAIAGVVVDAGRFDYGRDPERFPGFNQPDPSYNGLVYARDLGEGGALGANLSYILKARVQLLRDVGAAVSPFNAFLVGQGLETLSLRMERHVDNARAVAHWLEGHDDVERVAWASLPSSPFHALAEKYAPRGSGSVLAFEIAGGVEAGRRFVEGLELHSHVANIGDVRSLVIHPASTTHSQLSVDEQRASGVTPGLVRLSVGLEHVDDILADLEAGFRAAKGA, encoded by the coding sequence ATGTCGAACCACAGCTCCTGGTCCTTCGAGACCCGCCAGATCCACGCGGGCCCCGGCCCCGACGCGGCGACCGGCGCGCGGGCTCTGCCGATCTACGCGACGACGTCCTACGTGTTCGACAGCACCGAGCACGCGGAGAACCTCTTCGCGCTCAAGGAGCTCGGCAACATCTACACGCGGATCATGAACCCCACCCAGGACGCGGTCGAGCAGCGCGTCGCGAGCCTCGAGGGTGGAGCCGCCGCGCTGCTGCTCGCCAGCGGGCAGGCCGCAGAGACCATCGCCCTGCTCAACGTCGCCGAGGCGGGCGACCACGTCGTCTCCAGCCCCCGGCTGTACGGCGGCACGTACAACCTCTTCCACTACACGCTGCCGAAGCTCGGCGTGCAGGTGTCGTTCGTCGAGGACCCCGACGACCTCGACTCCTGGCGCGCCGCCGTCCGGCCGCGCACCAAGGCGTTCTTCGCCGAGACGATCTCCAACCCGTACCAGGACGTCCTCGACATCGAGGGCGTCGCCGCGGTCGCCCACGACGCAGGCGTCCCCCTCGTCGTCGACAACACCGTCGCGACGCCGTACCTCGTCCGCCCCCTGGAGTGGGGCGCGGACGTCGTGGTCCACTCCGCGACGAAGTTCCTCGGCGGGCACGGCACCGCGATCGCGGGCGTCGTCGTCGACGCAGGCCGCTTCGACTACGGCCGCGACCCCGAGCGCTTCCCCGGCTTCAACCAGCCGGACCCCAGCTACAACGGCCTCGTCTACGCCCGCGACCTCGGCGAGGGCGGTGCCCTCGGGGCGAACCTGTCGTACATCCTCAAGGCGCGCGTGCAGCTGCTGCGGGACGTCGGCGCCGCCGTCAGCCCGTTCAACGCCTTCCTCGTCGGCCAGGGTCTGGAGACCCTGAGCCTGCGCATGGAGCGCCACGTCGACAACGCCCGCGCGGTCGCCCACTGGCTCGAGGGCCACGACGACGTCGAGCGCGTGGCGTGGGCCAGCCTGCCGAGCAGCCCGTTCCACGCACTCGCGGAGAAGTACGCCCCGCGCGGGTCCGGCTCCGTCCTCGCGTTCGAGATCGCGGGGGGCGTCGAGGCCGGGCGGCGTTTCGTCGAGGGCCTCGAGCTCCACAGCCACGTCGCGAACATCGGCGACGTGCGCAGCCTCGTCATCCACCCGGCCTCGACCACGCACAGCCAGCTGAGCGTCGACGAGCAGCGCGCGAGCGGGGTCACGCCCGGTCTCGTGCGGCTCTCGGTGGGCCTGGAGCACGTCGACGACATCCTCGCGGACCTCGAGGCGGGCTTCCGGGCCGCCAAGGGCGCCTGA